A genomic segment from Flavobacterium inviolabile encodes:
- a CDS encoding glycosyl-4,4'-diaponeurosporenoate acyltransferase CrtO family protein: MMIYKYLTFGIAITFISWIVGMAVNAVLRKTEYYNKSLSNLNFIENEKWNKFIGLGIFKWIVKNTFFKFFNQKLKLKKKIEKTELNNLRNEMTISEIDHLIGFGFVAVFALVKVWNSYYLFGLVIMIVNILMNLYPSLLQQENKRRIDKLMKKL; this comes from the coding sequence ATGATGATATATAAATATCTGACATTTGGTATTGCCATAACGTTTATTTCCTGGATAGTGGGAATGGCTGTAAATGCTGTTTTGAGAAAAACGGAATACTACAATAAAAGCCTGTCAAATCTGAATTTCATTGAAAATGAAAAATGGAACAAGTTTATTGGACTTGGCATTTTCAAGTGGATTGTAAAGAATACATTTTTTAAATTTTTCAATCAGAAACTGAAGCTGAAAAAGAAAATTGAAAAGACCGAATTAAATAATTTACGGAATGAAATGACCATTTCTGAAATAGACCATTTAATCGGATTTGGTTTTGTCGCTGTTTTCGCCTTAGTGAAAGTCTGGAATTCCTACTATTTATTTGGCTTGGTTATTATGATCGTTAATATATTGATGAATTTATATCCGTCTTTATTGCAACAGGAAAATAAAAGAAGAATTGACAAACTGATGAAAAAACTGTAG
- a CDS encoding response regulator transcription factor, translating into MSSVKKILIVEDDNLTINILEFILRKEGYSLTIAKDGAEAIEKIPSLLPDLVITDVMLPFKSGLEVTNFVKENYKNIPVIILSALGEEENTVTNGFKLGADDFIAKPFNPKELILRVKRLIIIEAER; encoded by the coding sequence ATGAGTTCTGTAAAGAAAATCTTAATTGTCGAAGACGACAATCTTACTATTAATATCCTTGAGTTTATCCTCAGAAAAGAAGGTTACAGCCTGACGATAGCCAAAGATGGTGCTGAGGCTATTGAAAAAATCCCGTCCTTACTACCCGATTTAGTCATTACCGATGTAATGCTTCCTTTTAAATCCGGGCTTGAGGTTACTAATTTTGTAAAAGAAAACTACAAAAACATTCCGGTTATCATCCTTTCCGCTTTAGGAGAAGAAGAAAATACGGTTACCAACGGTTTCAAGTTAGGAGCCGACGATTTCATTGCCAAGCCATTCAATCCGAAAGAACTGATCCTTCGTGTTAAAAGACTGATTATCATTGAGGCGGAACGCTAA
- the folP gene encoding dihydropteroate synthase — MTINCKGKLIDLTSPKCMGILNSTPDSFFDGGKYKSDADFLNQVDKMFTEGATFIDIGAYSSRPNANFVTEQEEIDRIVPVVRLITSRFPEAILSIDTFRAKVAEAGVAHGAAIINDISGGLLDEKMLETAAALQVPYIMMHMRGTPQTMHSLTEYNDIVKEMLLYFSERIARARSLGINDIIIDPGFGFAKTVEQNYEVLQKLELFRILELPLVSAISRKSMIYKTLDTTPAESLNGTTVLNTVSLLKGAKILRVHDVKEAMECIQLVGKIQ; from the coding sequence ATGACAATCAACTGTAAAGGTAAACTTATTGATTTGACTTCCCCGAAATGTATGGGGATTTTAAACAGTACGCCCGATTCGTTTTTTGACGGTGGAAAATATAAAAGCGACGCTGATTTTTTAAATCAGGTAGATAAGATGTTTACTGAAGGCGCAACGTTTATTGATATCGGTGCCTATTCGTCCCGTCCGAATGCCAATTTTGTAACAGAACAGGAAGAAATTGACCGTATTGTTCCGGTGGTTCGTTTAATTACCAGCCGGTTTCCGGAAGCAATACTTTCTATAGATACTTTCCGGGCTAAAGTAGCCGAAGCAGGTGTGGCACATGGTGCTGCAATCATTAACGATATATCCGGCGGTTTGCTGGACGAAAAAATGCTGGAAACGGCGGCAGCCTTACAGGTTCCGTATATCATGATGCACATGCGGGGTACGCCGCAAACGATGCATTCGCTAACGGAGTATAACGATATTGTGAAGGAAATGCTGCTGTATTTTTCCGAAAGGATAGCCCGGGCCAGAAGTCTGGGCATAAACGATATTATTATTGATCCCGGTTTCGGTTTTGCCAAGACCGTGGAACAAAATTATGAAGTACTGCAAAAACTGGAATTATTCCGGATTTTAGAATTACCTTTAGTATCGGCAATATCCCGGAAATCGATGATTTATAAAACATTGGATACTACTCCAGCGGAATCATTGAACGGAACTACCGTTTTGAATACGGTTTCCCTGCTGAAAGGAGCAAAAATCCTGAGGGTTCACGATGTTAAAGAAGCAATGGAATGCATACAACTGGTTGGTAAAATACAATAA
- a CDS encoding BT_3928 family protein, with translation MKYLVSFSRLFVGILFIISGLIKLNDPMGFSFKLEEYFAENVLNMPFLIPYALIIAVFVVVFEVVLGIALLLGFKPKFTMWSLLLMIVFFTFLTFYSAYFNKVTDCGCFGDALKLTPWESFTKDIVLLVFILILFFNQKLIKPLFSSTVGALTVFVSYSLCLFMGYYVLNHLPLKDFRAYKVGTNIQKGMEIPEGAPQSVYEMNFVYKVNGAEQTFTDKQLMSLPAGAEFVRRDDKLISKGYEPPIHDFSIEKDGENFTEAMLNEPKLIMFISYDLTKANAEGLKRVEAFSKEAAAKGYKVIGMTASNDETIQKAKADNKLTFDYYFCDGTALKTIERANPSIVVLEKGTIVQKLHWNDIADVVLK, from the coding sequence ATGAAATATTTAGTTTCCTTTTCACGCCTGTTCGTCGGCATTTTATTTATCATATCCGGCTTAATAAAACTAAACGACCCTATGGGGTTTTCCTTCAAGCTGGAAGAATATTTTGCTGAGAATGTCCTGAATATGCCTTTCCTGATTCCCTACGCTTTAATCATTGCCGTTTTTGTAGTGGTTTTTGAAGTGGTTCTGGGTATCGCGCTGCTTCTGGGCTTTAAACCGAAGTTTACCATGTGGAGTTTGCTACTCATGATTGTCTTCTTTACTTTCCTGACCTTCTACTCTGCTTATTTCAACAAGGTAACCGATTGCGGTTGTTTTGGAGATGCCCTGAAACTGACACCGTGGGAATCCTTTACTAAAGATATTGTACTGTTAGTATTCATCCTGATTTTATTCTTTAACCAGAAACTGATCAAACCGCTGTTTAGCAGTACTGTTGGTGCACTAACCGTATTTGTGAGCTATTCGCTGTGTTTGTTTATGGGGTATTACGTACTGAACCATTTACCGTTAAAAGATTTCAGAGCCTATAAAGTAGGAACCAACATTCAGAAAGGAATGGAAATTCCGGAAGGCGCTCCACAATCGGTTTATGAAATGAATTTTGTGTACAAAGTAAACGGAGCGGAACAGACTTTTACAGACAAACAGCTGATGAGCCTGCCGGCTGGTGCCGAATTTGTTCGTCGTGACGATAAACTGATCTCTAAAGGATACGAACCGCCTATTCACGATTTTTCCATTGAAAAAGACGGGGAGAATTTTACCGAAGCCATGCTGAACGAGCCAAAACTGATTATGTTTATTTCTTATGATCTGACCAAAGCAAATGCGGAAGGCTTAAAAAGAGTGGAAGCATTCTCTAAAGAAGCGGCAGCAAAAGGCTATAAAGTTATTGGTATGACTGCTTCAAATGATGAAACGATCCAAAAAGCAAAAGCCGATAACAAATTAACATTTGACTATTATTTCTGTGACGGTACCGCTTTAAAAACAATTGAAAGAGCGAACCCGAGCATTGTTGTTCTCGAAAAAGGAACCATCGTACAGAAACTGCACTGGAATGACATTGCCGATGTTGTTTTGAAATAA
- a CDS encoding helix-turn-helix domain-containing protein, whose translation MLKNTFAFLQLPVFYLYVLSVSYSDFKLKPKDAIHLLPFLIVNGILLPRFYTVDLASKISFLKHRQDMIELQLTHILFHIQVVVYMIAVFMILRKTKKLYLENNAGTNINSYNWLFQFTIVLTVLYLITLVKNIFKFSDYPDISEWIRIGLLLFQLFIICWYLYKALNNPGLFRNIDSKLKLVKDIISEEKKSEQVTVNEKEYDEELLKLKKYMLEKKPFLNPSLTIQDVSKDIEIPVRELSLLINHKLEQHFYDFVNTYRIENAMEILKDVTKSKLTILEILYHVGFNSKSSFNTAFKKHTGNTPTAYRKGL comes from the coding sequence ATGCTTAAAAATACATTTGCGTTTCTGCAGCTTCCTGTTTTTTATCTGTATGTGTTATCGGTTAGTTATTCCGATTTTAAGCTTAAACCAAAAGATGCAATACACCTGCTTCCGTTTTTAATTGTAAATGGAATTTTGCTGCCTCGTTTTTATACGGTAGACCTTGCTTCTAAAATTAGTTTTCTGAAGCATCGTCAGGATATGATCGAACTACAGCTCACGCATATTCTATTTCATATTCAGGTTGTGGTATACATGATTGCCGTTTTTATGATATTACGAAAAACCAAAAAACTATATCTTGAAAATAATGCCGGCACAAACATCAATTCCTATAACTGGTTGTTTCAGTTTACGATTGTGCTGACTGTTTTATACCTGATTACCCTTGTAAAAAACATTTTTAAATTTTCGGATTATCCAGACATCTCCGAGTGGATCAGAATCGGACTCTTGTTATTCCAGCTGTTTATCATTTGCTGGTACTTATATAAAGCACTGAACAATCCCGGTTTGTTCCGGAATATAGATTCAAAACTAAAACTGGTCAAGGATATCATTTCGGAAGAAAAAAAGAGTGAGCAGGTAACGGTAAATGAAAAAGAGTATGATGAAGAGTTGCTTAAATTAAAGAAGTATATGCTTGAAAAAAAGCCATTTCTCAATCCTTCATTAACAATTCAGGATGTTTCTAAAGATATTGAAATTCCTGTCCGGGAGTTGTCGCTTTTAATCAATCATAAATTAGAACAGCATTTTTACGATTTCGTGAATACCTATCGCATCGAGAATGCGATGGAAATTTTAAAAGATGTTACAAAAAGTAAGCTGACTATTTTAGAAATTCTATACCATGTAGGTTTTAATTCAAAATCTTCTTTTAATACGGCTTTTAAAAAACACACCGGTAATACACCTACGGCTTATCGTAAGGGTTTGTAA
- a CDS encoding YaiO family outer membrane beta-barrel protein, with protein MKQTKFFRILFITVFIFTAGKTMAQKIDTDSLLVRTAKEINPNKNYTEAIRKAQLGIKLAPDYLDFHLLLGRAYQLTQAVDSARFYYQHVLAKNEKYEEAFGYLTQLEIDARNYTAAEKVADRAIELYPENKNYYLKKLAIYQLQKEDDKVHDYLKVLEKKFPADAGIRQQLFLMDTKNNTDRIGVNYSLTVFDRAGVGPWHLGSLQYIRERKWGSLIGRVNYANRLSEGASIANGVQYEGETYFFTGKNAYSYAGVAYSDDIVFPKWRLGYSFYYNFKKGWEADLGIRYTQTIDENLKAAVIGVGKYLGSYWLNLRTYIQNQDSKVYPAFTLTSRYYFNTRFDYATVLLGYGTSPDERSIQGQLEQRIALNSYRIGAGYYRVFGEHYLTGILVNYNNQEYAPGRKQNETEINFSLQYRF; from the coding sequence ATGAAACAAACTAAATTTTTCAGGATACTTTTTATAACTGTTTTTATTTTCACAGCCGGTAAAACCATGGCTCAGAAAATCGATACAGACAGTTTACTGGTGCGTACCGCCAAAGAAATCAATCCGAATAAAAATTATACCGAAGCCATCCGAAAAGCGCAATTGGGAATCAAATTAGCGCCGGATTATCTCGATTTCCATTTATTACTGGGACGCGCTTACCAGCTGACGCAGGCAGTTGACAGTGCCCGGTTTTACTATCAGCACGTGCTTGCCAAAAATGAAAAATATGAAGAGGCTTTCGGCTACCTTACGCAATTGGAGATCGATGCCAGGAATTACACCGCTGCCGAAAAAGTAGCAGACCGGGCAATCGAACTGTATCCGGAAAATAAAAATTACTATTTAAAAAAACTGGCCATCTACCAGTTACAAAAAGAGGATGACAAAGTTCATGATTACCTGAAAGTGCTGGAAAAGAAATTTCCTGCCGATGCCGGTATCAGACAGCAGTTATTCCTGATGGATACCAAGAACAATACAGACCGCATTGGCGTGAATTACAGCCTGACTGTTTTTGACCGTGCCGGTGTAGGTCCGTGGCACCTGGGAAGTTTGCAATACATCCGGGAACGCAAATGGGGCTCACTGATCGGACGGGTGAATTATGCCAATCGTCTGTCTGAAGGCGCTTCCATAGCCAACGGTGTACAATATGAAGGGGAAACCTATTTCTTTACCGGAAAGAATGCCTATTCCTATGCCGGAGTGGCCTATAGCGACGATATTGTTTTTCCGAAATGGCGACTGGGCTATTCTTTTTACTACAACTTCAAAAAAGGCTGGGAGGCTGATTTAGGCATCCGCTACACCCAGACCATAGACGAAAATCTAAAGGCTGCCGTTATTGGTGTCGGCAAATACCTGGGCTCCTACTGGCTTAATTTAAGAACCTATATTCAAAACCAGGACAGCAAAGTATACCCGGCTTTTACGCTGACTTCCCGTTACTATTTCAATACGCGATTTGATTATGCCACCGTGTTACTGGGTTACGGTACTTCTCCGGATGAACGATCCATACAAGGGCAGCTGGAACAGCGGATTGCGTTGAATTCCTATAGAATCGGAGCCGGCTATTACCGCGTTTTCGGGGAACATTACCTGACCGGCATACTGGTAAATTACAACAACCAGGAATATGCACCGGGACGGAAACAAAACGAAACCGAAATCAACTTTAGCCTGCAATATCGTTTTTAA
- a CDS encoding DUF1599 domain-containing protein has protein sequence MSNTSQEFDKVITICRNLYSNKMKDYGSAWRILRLPSLTDQIFIKAQRIRSLQENEVRKVNEDETSEFIGIINYSIMALIQLDLGVADQPDLDVDKAVVLYDEKVKICKELMEAKNHDYGEAWRDLRVSSLTDLILQKLLRVKQIEDNKGKTLVSEGIDANYQDMLNYAVFALIHLGKAA, from the coding sequence ATGAGCAATACTTCTCAGGAATTTGATAAGGTTATTACAATTTGCAGAAATCTATACAGCAATAAGATGAAAGATTACGGAAGTGCGTGGCGTATATTGCGTTTGCCTTCCCTGACCGATCAGATTTTTATTAAAGCCCAGCGAATCCGCAGTCTTCAGGAAAATGAGGTTCGAAAAGTCAATGAAGATGAAACCTCCGAATTTATCGGAATCATCAACTATTCGATTATGGCTTTGATTCAGCTGGATTTAGGCGTTGCCGACCAGCCGGACCTGGATGTTGACAAAGCGGTTGTCCTGTATGATGAAAAAGTAAAGATCTGCAAAGAACTGATGGAAGCCAAAAATCACGATTATGGTGAAGCGTGGCGCGATTTGCGGGTGAGCTCGTTAACCGATTTGATTTTACAGAAACTGCTGCGTGTGAAGCAGATTGAAGACAACAAAGGTAAAACACTGGTTTCCGAAGGTATTGATGCCAATTACCAGGACATGTTGAACTATGCTGTTTTTGCGTTAATCCATTTGGGAAAAGCAGCTTAA
- the rlmH gene encoding 23S rRNA (pseudouridine(1915)-N(3))-methyltransferase RlmH, with protein sequence MNIKLLAIGKTDNKSLQILIDDYIKRLSFYIKFDLEIIPDIKNVKNLSESQQKEKEGELILARLSATDQLILLDENGKTFSSVGFSEELQKKMNSGVKTLVFVIGGPYGFSETVYKKAQGKISLSSMTFSHQMVRLFFIEQLYRGFTILRNEPYHHQ encoded by the coding sequence ATGAATATAAAGCTTCTTGCTATTGGCAAAACCGACAACAAGTCCCTGCAGATTTTAATTGACGATTATATCAAACGTTTATCGTTTTATATCAAATTTGACCTGGAGATCATTCCGGATATCAAAAATGTCAAAAATCTATCAGAAAGCCAGCAAAAAGAAAAAGAAGGTGAACTGATATTAGCGCGGCTTTCGGCAACCGATCAGCTGATTTTACTGGATGAAAACGGAAAAACGTTTTCCAGTGTCGGTTTTTCCGAAGAGTTGCAGAAAAAGATGAATTCCGGTGTTAAAACCTTAGTATTCGTTATTGGCGGTCCTTACGGATTTTCCGAAACAGTTTACAAAAAAGCACAGGGAAAGATATCGCTTTCTTCCATGACCTTTTCGCATCAAATGGTGCGCCTGTTCTTTATTGAGCAATTGTACAGGGGTTTTACCATTTTACGCAACGAGCCATATCACCATCAATAA
- a CDS encoding glycosyltransferase family 2 protein, with protein MISRVYLEIFENFYETFVAVFSSSYILFYLFLAILSYFAIKKHLNAKYFIHDDLLVKSNNMIGVSVVAPAYNEGATIVSNVKSLLSLTYPNFEVIIVNDGSKDDTLEKLIREFQLVKVDFYYEEKIKTQKVYGHYKSTNPIYSKLLVVDKKNGKSKADASNAGINSAKHPLFLCTDVDCILKKDTIIKLAKPFMESKRKVIATGAGIRISNSCEVKDGFLVKIHFPTNWFARFQELEYVRAFLFGRMAWSQINGLLLVSGGLGMFDKGVAVAAGGYWHKSLGEDMELITRMRKYMYDTKQKFAIKYIPESLCWTEVPASAKVLIRQRSRWARGLVQTLYIHRTMFFNPKYGRTAFLVLPYFFTFEFMVPILEVLGIFSLLIGFYILDIDYIFLFYITLFVYLFYLILTLVSIFLDEILYRNYANLKEILILIGMAFIEPFAYHPVNIYASLKGYWQFFRQKEQKWGDMPRLGFKSETTKEHETN; from the coding sequence ATGATTTCGAGAGTTTATTTGGAGATTTTCGAAAATTTCTACGAAACATTTGTCGCGGTTTTTTCGTCCAGTTATATACTGTTTTACCTCTTTCTGGCGATATTGTCCTATTTTGCCATTAAGAAACACCTTAATGCCAAATATTTTATTCATGACGATTTATTGGTAAAATCCAATAACATGATTGGTGTTTCGGTAGTGGCTCCGGCATATAATGAAGGGGCTACCATTGTTTCCAATGTAAAATCCCTGCTTTCCCTTACCTATCCGAATTTTGAGGTAATCATTGTAAATGACGGCAGTAAAGACGACACCTTAGAAAAACTCATCCGTGAATTTCAGCTTGTTAAGGTCGATTTTTACTATGAAGAAAAAATAAAAACCCAGAAAGTTTACGGCCATTACAAATCTACCAACCCGATTTATTCCAAATTGCTGGTAGTGGACAAAAAGAACGGAAAAAGTAAAGCCGATGCTTCCAATGCCGGGATTAACTCCGCCAAGCATCCGCTATTCCTGTGTACCGATGTGGATTGTATTTTAAAGAAAGATACCATTATCAAGCTGGCAAAACCGTTCATGGAAAGCAAGCGCAAAGTGATCGCAACCGGAGCCGGTATCCGGATTTCCAATTCCTGCGAAGTAAAAGACGGTTTTCTGGTTAAAATCCATTTCCCGACCAATTGGTTCGCCCGTTTCCAGGAGCTGGAATATGTTCGTGCGTTCCTGTTCGGAAGAATGGCCTGGAGCCAGATTAACGGGCTACTGCTTGTTTCCGGCGGACTGGGGATGTTTGACAAGGGAGTTGCCGTTGCAGCCGGCGGTTATTGGCACAAATCACTGGGGGAAGACATGGAGTTAATTACCCGTATGCGTAAGTATATGTATGACACCAAACAAAAATTTGCCATCAAATACATTCCGGAATCCCTTTGCTGGACCGAAGTTCCGGCTTCTGCCAAGGTGTTGATCCGCCAACGTAGCCGATGGGCAAGAGGACTGGTTCAGACCCTTTACATTCACCGCACCATGTTTTTCAACCCGAAATACGGAAGAACCGCTTTCCTGGTACTGCCCTATTTCTTTACGTTTGAGTTCATGGTTCCCATCCTCGAAGTTTTGGGTATTTTCTCATTATTAATAGGCTTTTACATCCTGGATATTGACTATATTTTTCTGTTTTACATTACTTTATTTGTATATTTATTCTATCTGATACTAACCCTGGTTTCTATCTTTTTAGATGAAATATTGTATCGCAATTATGCCAATTTAAAAGAAATACTGATCCTGATCGGAATGGCTTTTATAGAGCCTTTTGCTTACCATCCGGTAAACATTTATGCTTCCCTGAAAGGATATTGGCAATTTTTCAGACAGAAAGAACAAAAATGGGGTGATATGCCCCGACTGGGTTTTAAAAGTGAAACAACAAAAGAGCATGAAACAAACTAA
- a CDS encoding HEAT repeat domain-containing protein, with the protein MEVFKYYLINFLVPVLVLFLIIVITVTISDRIAYGYNRQYRKAIKQKINDFLTELLFTDAENYDSRIAAFKKEIPFRKAWCKSMVTNCIIELKQNIKGEVTAPILDIYKSFGLQHFSKKLIHSSRWYVKCKGIYHYQILEYEEGENYVKKFLDHKNTILRSNAFIAFISLTSKKLDFLSTYPYEISLIDELKVMDLLHHKKFPIPKNIKDWITAQNPSIVKLGIRFMVYYNYTAEQEALLELLNSENKMIRQEVIIAIKELYLLEAESRLIDLFGSEDNANKIAILQTLAVIGSSKTIAFIDDYLHRSINAETKIHAVRTLDAIDSSYLKSNFKENFEVIKIKKHVKNPYL; encoded by the coding sequence TTGGAAGTATTTAAATACTATTTAATTAACTTTTTAGTCCCCGTTTTAGTTCTGTTTCTTATTATTGTAATAACGGTAACGATAAGCGATCGTATTGCCTATGGCTATAACCGGCAGTACCGGAAAGCCATAAAACAAAAGATAAACGATTTCCTGACGGAGCTGCTTTTTACCGATGCCGAAAACTACGACAGCCGGATTGCCGCTTTTAAAAAAGAAATCCCGTTTCGCAAGGCCTGGTGCAAAAGTATGGTGACCAACTGTATCATTGAACTGAAACAAAACATCAAAGGCGAAGTAACCGCTCCAATCCTGGATATTTACAAAAGTTTCGGCCTGCAGCATTTCAGCAAAAAGCTGATTCACAGTAGCCGCTGGTATGTGAAATGCAAAGGAATTTACCATTACCAGATCCTGGAATATGAAGAAGGAGAAAATTACGTTAAAAAATTCCTGGATCATAAAAACACGATACTGCGTTCGAATGCCTTTATCGCCTTTATTTCCCTGACTTCAAAAAAACTGGATTTTTTAAGCACCTATCCATACGAGATCTCGCTTATTGATGAGCTGAAAGTAATGGACCTGCTCCATCATAAAAAGTTCCCGATTCCTAAAAACATCAAGGACTGGATTACGGCCCAAAACCCATCTATCGTGAAATTAGGCATCCGTTTTATGGTGTATTACAACTATACGGCAGAACAGGAGGCATTATTGGAATTACTGAACTCCGAAAATAAAATGATCCGGCAGGAAGTTATTATTGCCATCAAGGAACTGTATCTTCTTGAAGCCGAATCCAGGCTTATCGATCTGTTCGGCAGTGAGGATAATGCTAATAAAATTGCCATTTTGCAGACTCTGGCTGTTATCGGCAGTTCCAAAACCATTGCCTTTATAGACGATTACCTGCACCGCTCCATTAATGCCGAAACAAAAATACACGCCGTAAGGACATTGGATGCGATTGATTCTTCTTACCTGAAATCAAACTTCAAAGAAAATTTTGAGGTCATTAAAATTAAAAAACACGTTAAAAACCCTTACCTATGA
- a CDS encoding XAC2610-related protein: MKSFLYSFCLLFIAFSAFSQIPASGIYRIQELSAVPSKKSIYRDYTSVTYNAMHIPGFTEANIQHAIVAVDSLKKQLKILFIIDPEVPYDGQTDLGFATLKDGSQQQLHYTLGGLYTTLKDTTLTNYSADQNFNYHYWRDACYFRLYPNTFRIGACRVPLKKGDYYDQNNTLVQTITQDTIVTPKGKTVEQRYHLTINQPTEKFEQHTGFNHRFIDILRNNDTLQVPVYQHRSNTGPKIGSLKYGDYMAVKEADDDWFSVSMFTQKTEWDDSPVGRYLYDQQPQYRSYLVETNGYILKDDMYPPHWVVQNEKTADYYFFVNTTTDTAEEGMLLPIAVKVMDTKTNKRVQQFDIACGISYSGENISGFIRLIDCNFDGYPDILTSAYTGGAGPNNISNIFIFNPKTKQFEFDEILSYLPQLQIDSKTKTILSFYRASAGTHGTEHYKYRNGELVKVYFYEESFSLSEDNTLEITEEKLVKGKWIKAARKVHITN, from the coding sequence ATGAAATCATTTTTATACTCATTCTGCCTGCTTTTTATTGCCTTTTCCGCTTTTTCTCAAATACCCGCTTCCGGGATTTACCGCATTCAGGAATTAAGCGCTGTTCCCTCTAAAAAATCCATCTATCGCGATTATACTTCGGTTACCTATAATGCCATGCACATTCCCGGTTTTACAGAAGCAAACATTCAGCATGCCATAGTAGCGGTAGATTCCCTTAAAAAACAATTAAAGATCCTTTTTATTATTGATCCGGAAGTTCCGTATGACGGACAGACCGATCTGGGATTTGCCACATTAAAAGACGGCAGTCAGCAACAGTTACATTACACCCTGGGAGGTCTTTATACCACACTTAAAGACACCACACTGACGAATTATTCCGCCGACCAGAACTTTAATTATCACTATTGGCGCGACGCCTGCTATTTCAGGCTTTATCCAAATACTTTCCGGATCGGAGCCTGCCGGGTTCCGCTGAAAAAAGGGGACTACTACGACCAAAACAATACACTTGTACAGACAATCACTCAGGATACAATTGTCACGCCAAAAGGCAAAACGGTCGAACAGCGTTACCACCTGACGATCAACCAGCCTACCGAAAAATTTGAACAGCATACCGGTTTCAATCACCGTTTTATTGATATCCTCAGAAACAACGATACTCTTCAAGTCCCGGTATACCAGCACCGCAGCAATACCGGACCTAAAATCGGCAGTCTTAAATACGGTGACTATATGGCTGTAAAAGAAGCCGATGACGATTGGTTCAGCGTGAGTATGTTTACGCAAAAAACAGAATGGGATGACAGTCCGGTAGGGCGATATTTATATGATCAGCAACCGCAATACCGCAGCTATTTAGTGGAAACAAACGGCTATATCCTGAAAGATGACATGTACCCGCCACACTGGGTTGTCCAAAATGAAAAAACAGCCGATTATTATTTCTTTGTCAACACCACGACAGATACCGCCGAAGAAGGCATGCTGCTTCCTATTGCCGTCAAAGTAATGGATACCAAAACCAACAAACGGGTACAGCAATTCGACATTGCATGCGGAATCAGTTATTCCGGAGAGAACATCAGCGGATTTATCCGTTTAATCGATTGTAATTTTGACGGTTATCCCGACATCCTCACCAGCGCTTACACTGGCGGAGCCGGCCCGAACAATATCTCCAACATCTTTATCTTCAATCCCAAAACCAAACAGTTCGAATTTGATGAAATCCTTTCCTACTTACCGCAGTTGCAGATTGACAGCAAAACCAAAACAATACTATCATTTTACCGGGCCAGTGCCGGAACTCACGGAACAGAGCATTATAAATACCGGAACGGAGAACTGGTTAAAGTGTACTTCTATGAAGAATCCTTTTCCCTTTCTGAAGATAACACCCTTGAGATAACAGAGGAAAAACTGGTTAAAGGCAAATGGATAAAAGCTGCCAGAAAAGTTCACATCACGAACTAA